In Paenibacillus sp. 1781tsa1, one DNA window encodes the following:
- a CDS encoding response regulator, with protein sequence MKVILVDDERLALIGLQKSLEKEVSGIEIIATYMNPTEAVAGIVEHRPDVVFLDIHMPEMDGMDLGRQIQAATPGTEIIFVTSYDQYAVHAFELQALDYVMKPIQKDRLKQTVSRVREKLSVKREQRSKDTNVPLICCFNQIQFKLPGKDIQVAKWRTSKAQELFAYLLHHRNQVIHRSVLLELLWPGTEEEKTAHQLYTAIYHVRQTLKTCNMSMITIQSGHLEAGYRLELGEAQLDSEQWEREIRQWKVVDASTVHAYEQALHLYKGTYLGNYEYMWAEPERERLRYLWLYHMRQLSLYYQQHGLAEKVIESTQRIQHMLPDEEESYFTLMKLYDEMHNDLGVEEQYRLLTTRMEQDLEIPISEDITEWYQDWKLGLTKVMKK encoded by the coding sequence GTGAAAGTGATATTGGTTGACGACGAACGTCTAGCGTTGATAGGCCTTCAAAAATCACTAGAAAAAGAAGTAAGCGGCATTGAAATTATTGCTACATATATGAATCCAACAGAGGCTGTGGCGGGTATTGTGGAACACCGTCCTGATGTTGTATTTCTGGATATTCATATGCCGGAGATGGATGGTATGGATCTGGGAAGACAGATTCAGGCGGCAACACCGGGCACCGAAATTATTTTTGTGACCAGTTACGATCAATATGCGGTGCATGCTTTCGAGTTACAGGCTTTGGATTATGTGATGAAGCCCATCCAAAAGGATCGATTGAAGCAGACGGTGAGCCGCGTAAGAGAGAAACTGAGCGTAAAACGGGAGCAGCGGTCAAAGGATACAAACGTACCTTTAATTTGCTGTTTTAATCAGATTCAGTTTAAGCTTCCAGGAAAGGATATTCAGGTTGCCAAATGGCGTACAAGCAAGGCGCAGGAACTGTTTGCATACTTGCTTCACCACCGGAACCAGGTTATCCATCGCAGTGTTCTGCTGGAGCTTCTGTGGCCGGGAACGGAAGAGGAGAAGACGGCACATCAACTCTACACTGCGATTTATCATGTCCGTCAAACCCTAAAAACTTGCAATATGAGTATGATCACGATTCAGAGTGGACACCTGGAGGCAGGTTATCGACTCGAATTGGGTGAGGCTCAGTTGGATAGTGAGCAGTGGGAACGGGAAATCAGGCAATGGAAAGTCGTAGACGCAAGTACCGTTCATGCCTATGAGCAAGCACTTCATCTATATAAGGGTACCTATCTTGGCAATTATGAATACATGTGGGCTGAACCTGAGCGGGAAAGATTACGCTATCTGTGGCTGTATCATATGAGACAACTAAGTCTGTATTACCAGCAGCATGGGCTGGCGGAAAAAGTGATCGAGAGTACTCAACGTATCCAGCATATGCTTCCGGATGAAGAAGAAAGTTATTTTACGCTAATGAAGTTATATGATGAAATGCACAACGATCTCGGTGTGGAGGAGCAGTATCGTCTCTTAACCACCAGAATGGAGCAAGATTTGGAGATACCGATCAGTGAGGATATTACCGAATGGTATCAGGACTGGAAGCTCGGTTTAACCAAAGTCATGAAAAAATAA
- a CDS encoding SDR family oxidoreductase: MKTEPSVIRYTALVIGAGGVIGRNLIDYLMTLPQWNVIGVSRRGGEDAPRLRYISADLLNEADTQDKLSHLTTVTHIFYAAYQDRPTWTELVQPNLAMLVHVVNTIEPIAPNLQHISLMQGYKVYGAHLGPFKTPAKETDAYHMPPEFNVDQQQFLEERQPGSSWTWSALRPSVVCGFALGNPMNLAMVIGVYAAISKELGLPLRFPGKPGAYHSLLEMTDATLLAHATVWAATDPRCANQAFNITNGDLFRWNELWPKIAAFFELETAPPLTLSLATVMADKEDLWNSMIEKYGLVNTPYDDVSSWAFGDFVFSWDYDFFADGSKARRFGFYDFIDTEAMFMDIFRNLRDRKILP, translated from the coding sequence TTGAAAACCGAACCATCTGTTATCCGTTACACTGCCCTTGTTATCGGTGCTGGAGGCGTCATTGGAAGAAACCTTATTGATTATCTGATGACACTTCCCCAATGGAATGTCATTGGTGTATCTCGCCGCGGAGGGGAAGATGCCCCCAGGTTACGTTATATATCAGCTGATTTATTGAACGAAGCAGACACACAAGACAAATTGAGTCATTTAACGACCGTTACGCATATTTTCTACGCCGCGTATCAGGATCGCCCAACTTGGACCGAATTGGTACAGCCCAACTTGGCCATGCTCGTCCATGTGGTGAATACGATTGAACCGATCGCTCCAAATCTCCAACATATTAGCCTAATGCAAGGTTATAAAGTGTACGGTGCGCATCTGGGTCCATTCAAAACACCTGCCAAAGAAACGGACGCATATCATATGCCCCCTGAATTCAATGTCGATCAGCAGCAGTTTCTCGAGGAACGGCAACCCGGAAGTAGCTGGACTTGGTCCGCCCTGCGCCCGTCTGTGGTGTGTGGATTTGCCCTGGGTAATCCAATGAACCTTGCCATGGTTATTGGTGTATATGCGGCTATCTCCAAGGAACTTGGCTTGCCACTTCGATTCCCTGGGAAACCAGGAGCGTATCATTCGCTTCTCGAAATGACTGATGCCACATTGCTCGCTCATGCAACCGTATGGGCAGCAACTGATCCGCGATGTGCCAATCAGGCATTTAATATCACCAATGGCGATCTGTTTCGCTGGAATGAACTCTGGCCCAAAATTGCTGCATTTTTCGAATTGGAAACAGCACCTCCACTCACCCTCTCACTTGCAACTGTGATGGCAGATAAAGAAGATCTTTGGAATTCCATGATTGAAAAGTATGGTTTGGTAAACACCCCTTATGATGATGTCTCTTCCTGGGCATTTGGTGACTTTGTCTTCTCGTGGGACTACGATTTCTTCGCAGATGGTTCCAAAGCTCGCCGCTTCGGATTTTATGATTTCATTGACACTGAGGCTATGTTTATGGATATTTTCAGAAATCTACGTGATCGCAAGATCCTTCCGTAA
- a CDS encoding amino acid ABC transporter permease, with product MDSSLQVIIDALPLLLEGTVVTLKLVVISLIIAMVIGLISGLMSTSLNRLLRLAATLYVDIIRGTPLLVQVYFIYFGLPVFLDMRIPAMTAGIIAISLNAGAYISEIFRAGINSISNGQHEAARSLGLTRFQTMRLVVLPQATRRMIPTFVNQFIITIKDTSLLSAIGIAELTQSGEIIISSNFRAFEIWGVVGIFYLIIIVLLSRASRFIERRYAIR from the coding sequence ATGGACTCCTCCTTGCAAGTCATCATAGACGCACTGCCTCTTCTGTTAGAGGGTACAGTTGTTACGTTAAAACTGGTCGTGATCTCGCTCATCATTGCGATGGTAATTGGATTGATCTCAGGTCTGATGAGTACTTCTTTGAATCGATTGTTGCGGTTGGCAGCTACACTTTACGTGGATATCATCCGTGGTACACCCCTTCTGGTGCAAGTATATTTCATCTACTTCGGGCTGCCGGTGTTCCTGGATATGCGCATTCCGGCGATGACCGCGGGTATTATTGCGATCAGTCTGAATGCCGGAGCCTACATCTCGGAGATTTTCCGGGCAGGTATCAATTCGATTAGTAACGGGCAGCATGAGGCGGCGCGATCCCTGGGCTTAACTCGTTTCCAGACAATGCGACTGGTCGTGTTGCCTCAAGCTACCCGGCGCATGATCCCTACCTTTGTGAACCAGTTCATTATTACGATTAAGGATACATCGCTGTTGTCGGCGATCGGTATCGCAGAATTAACGCAGAGCGGGGAGATTATTATTTCCTCCAACTTCCGGGCATTCGAAATCTGGGGTGTGGTGGGCATATTCTATCTGATCATTATTGTGTTATTGTCCCGGGCTTCCCGGTTCATTGAGAGGAGGTATGCGATCCGATGA
- a CDS encoding DinB family protein: protein MSDTNQSFGQALVKSLVGERGHIRIARALPDIDVTLAARTHEAMPYTIYQLVKHMHYWQQFMLEHLEGRKPQPPANVSESWPVEKGPQDEATWKADIQAFLDGVDQAVAIAETAQLDEPLLYFPGETKAGLLRNIASHNSYHLGEIVLLRRFYGAWPPPGGGYPA, encoded by the coding sequence ATGTCAGATACGAATCAAAGCTTTGGGCAAGCCCTTGTCAAATCATTAGTGGGGGAACGCGGTCATATCCGCATCGCCCGTGCTCTACCCGATATTGATGTCACACTTGCTGCTCGTACGCACGAGGCCATGCCTTATACGATCTATCAGTTGGTGAAGCATATGCATTATTGGCAGCAATTCATGCTCGAACACTTGGAAGGACGCAAGCCACAGCCCCCTGCTAACGTGAGCGAGAGCTGGCCTGTAGAGAAAGGTCCACAGGATGAAGCAACCTGGAAGGCAGATATTCAGGCATTCTTGGATGGGGTTGATCAAGCGGTAGCCATTGCAGAAACAGCACAATTAGATGAGCCACTACTTTATTTCCCCGGAGAAACCAAAGCAGGACTTCTGCGCAATATCGCCTCCCATAACTCGTACCATCTGGGCGAAATTGTTTTGCTTCGTCGTTTCTACGGTGCATGGCCGCCTCCAGGTGGCGGATATCCGGCGTAA
- a CDS encoding MarR family winged helix-turn-helix transcriptional regulator, producing MEEQNIFELIHNMDNFTNKLIIQWNKSFNEDLGVSHVLVLSHLHQNGKSRPSDIAKMLGFTPPTLSYLSDKMVAKELVVRMVDEADRRIIYLNITDKGTEVLGRAILEGQKLRKNLFQKLNEEDRAQLAHIFEKMNRED from the coding sequence ATGGAAGAACAGAACATTTTTGAGCTTATACACAACATGGATAATTTCACTAATAAATTGATCATACAATGGAACAAATCATTTAATGAGGACCTGGGTGTCTCTCATGTGCTTGTACTCAGCCATCTTCATCAAAATGGAAAAAGCCGACCTTCGGATATTGCAAAAATGTTAGGGTTCACGCCTCCTACACTCAGTTATTTATCGGACAAGATGGTAGCCAAGGAACTAGTCGTCAGAATGGTAGATGAAGCGGACCGCCGCATTATTTATTTGAACATTACGGATAAAGGGACCGAAGTCCTCGGAAGAGCGATATTGGAGGGCCAGAAGCTGCGTAAGAATTTATTCCAGAAATTAAATGAAGAGGATCGAGCACAACTAGCCCATATTTTTGAGAAGATGAATCGGGAAGATTGA
- a CDS encoding ATP-binding protein, whose product MRNWVKNENVQMTAIAFATAVGAQFKINPFREDYFRIGLGVSILLFLLMIMPHLSYVKTGILTGIASFLFQSADLINHVQTVSILESMRDNLGAGVYYVVFAYGLSKFKHRFHEMQPLLLGGLITCIDFSSNLVELLLRGMLSGTNIFYMKEWLYLLVVGGLRSYFVIGLYNSFAVRQMRLLHAEQEKRMEQMLSVNSGLYGEVFYLKKAMNTIEGITADSYDLYRDLREHEMNQYSQRTLGIAQQIHEVKKDSQRILAGLLKLYDNEKAVNMSLSEVLNFASKANRKYSEMLHKQVEIDIEQQYDCESPYYIPLLTVMNNLIANAVEAIEHDGMVRIRVYEQEDDVHLVVMDTGKGIPEAKRDVIFEPGYTTKFNEVGIAATGIGLSHVRDIVQSLEGHIKVDSGLPEGKGTTFAIAIPKMNLIKGGDVDDTFYHDRG is encoded by the coding sequence ATGCGCAATTGGGTCAAAAATGAGAATGTGCAGATGACGGCCATTGCCTTTGCTACAGCGGTAGGGGCGCAATTCAAGATAAATCCGTTCCGGGAAGATTACTTCCGAATCGGGCTGGGGGTTAGCATCCTTTTATTTCTGCTGATGATCATGCCGCACCTATCTTATGTGAAGACAGGAATCCTGACAGGCATCGCAAGTTTCCTGTTTCAGTCGGCAGATCTCATCAATCATGTACAGACCGTCTCCATACTAGAGAGCATGCGGGACAACCTGGGGGCAGGCGTGTATTATGTGGTCTTTGCCTATGGGCTTAGCAAGTTCAAGCATCGATTCCATGAAATGCAGCCTCTTCTGCTCGGCGGGCTGATTACCTGTATCGACTTTTCCTCTAATCTGGTTGAGCTGCTGCTTCGCGGCATGTTAAGTGGGACCAATATTTTTTATATGAAGGAATGGTTGTATCTGCTTGTGGTGGGCGGTCTGCGAAGTTATTTTGTGATTGGGCTCTACAACAGTTTTGCGGTGAGGCAGATGCGGCTTTTGCATGCAGAGCAGGAGAAACGGATGGAGCAGATGCTGAGTGTAAACTCAGGTCTGTATGGTGAGGTATTTTACTTGAAAAAAGCGATGAATACGATCGAAGGCATTACGGCAGACAGCTATGATCTATATCGGGATCTCCGGGAGCATGAGATGAACCAATACAGTCAGCGCACGCTGGGCATCGCTCAACAGATTCATGAAGTGAAGAAGGATTCACAACGGATTCTTGCGGGTCTGCTGAAATTATATGATAACGAAAAAGCGGTCAACATGAGCTTGTCCGAAGTGCTGAACTTTGCGAGCAAAGCAAACCGAAAATATAGCGAGATGTTGCATAAGCAGGTGGAGATCGACATCGAGCAACAGTATGATTGCGAGTCTCCTTATTATATTCCTCTGCTAACGGTAATGAATAACCTGATTGCCAATGCGGTAGAAGCGATTGAGCATGATGGGATGGTCCGAATTCGTGTGTATGAACAGGAAGATGACGTGCATTTGGTCGTGATGGATACGGGGAAAGGCATACCTGAAGCCAAACGGGATGTCATTTTCGAACCGGGCTATACAACGAAGTTCAATGAAGTCGGCATTGCTGCAACAGGCATTGGCCTGTCTCATGTACGTGATATCGTTCAGTCATTGGAGGGACACATTAAAGTAGACTCGGGACTTCCGGAAGGGAAAGGGACTACATTTGCTATAGCTATTCCCAAAATGAATCTAATCAAGGGGGGCGATGTCGATGACACTTTCTATCATGATCGTGGATGA
- a CDS encoding ATP-binding protein: MKLLQTKRMDRYKYLIIMIIIFGVLIGMRSVWSELFHTVDEPRAVNGVLDLRGVDLDQSPVMYLNGEWELYPEELLTQQDIAKRNGGAKSVQVPGDWGSAQNQEQESSYGYGTYRLRILTDPLQIPVTFWLKGIRSSSEIELNGDADGGMGEVSVDSSTYIPRSTSYTATYDQEGTTSIELLIRVANYDSPYMGGISKPVRFGSQAAVDFSRWYSIGFQMLTFLVLLLHGMYACILYAFNRQERSLLVGAVLTLSVGITVTMGHDNILMLWLPLNYTWGIKIRLISLLLQNACILLLFQRLTMVHVRKAWLHWHVVITLIYTAVIVVVPIHITYAMIHYNVINLFFLVSLIWFLYIVGTMIFRKQADRDIVFLLLTAGGITSNLLWSVAETAKDVTTVYYPIDIIFAITGFSAYWFKKYFRNAKENMKLNTELQKGDKIKDQFLANTSHELRTPLHGIINIAHNVVTREKSRLDERSLGDMELLITIGRRMSHLLGDLLDVVRLKEHRIVLRQAPLSIQSVVPGIIAMLQFMAERKPVHLHMKIPESFPLVMADEERLVQILYNLLHNALKHTEEGTISVSAEIRDGHALIHVTDTGIGMDEDTRMRIFLPYEQGSYGISDGQGIGLGLNICKELVELHGGALTVHSEFGKGSVFSFNLPLANETTHQAQSPLPLIWEQAAEMMQDAPSGFLLPRPGMGDAEAMATAEMEPLLKEGKATILAVDDDPVNLDVLVSILSNEPYTITTARSGQEAMELLGTRQWDLLITDVMMPNMSGYELTQKVREQFSMSELPVLLLTARSQPPDIYTGFASGANDYVTKPVDALELKYRIRALTMLNQSIQERLRMEAAYLQAQIQPHFLFNTLNSLMVLSDIDTEHMRKLGEAFSSYLRISFNYLNTGELVKLSYELELVEAYFFIEKTRFEDRLSVVLNVEPDLPLLLPPLSIQPLIENAVRHGLLSRNVGGTVCLSITRHEGYTRIEVKDNGKGMEPEKVAELLHATPGGKGGIGIVNTNRRLLQRYGQGLSIVSEPGEGTMVSFDIPDEV, encoded by the coding sequence ATGAAATTACTTCAAACAAAACGTATGGACCGTTACAAGTATTTGATCATCATGATAATTATTTTTGGAGTGTTAATTGGCATGCGCTCGGTATGGTCTGAACTATTCCACACAGTAGATGAGCCTCGCGCCGTTAACGGGGTGCTGGATTTAAGGGGCGTGGATCTGGATCAATCCCCTGTCATGTACTTGAATGGGGAATGGGAACTATACCCGGAAGAATTGCTGACCCAACAAGATATTGCGAAGAGGAATGGCGGTGCGAAGAGTGTTCAGGTCCCAGGAGACTGGGGGAGTGCACAGAATCAGGAACAAGAGAGTTCGTACGGTTACGGAACATATCGATTGCGCATTTTGACAGATCCACTTCAGATTCCTGTTACCTTTTGGCTCAAAGGGATACGAAGTTCCTCCGAGATCGAGCTGAATGGAGACGCGGACGGGGGCATGGGTGAGGTCTCAGTGGATAGCAGTACATATATACCCCGAAGTACTTCGTATACAGCGACTTATGATCAGGAAGGAACAACATCCATTGAGTTGTTGATACGCGTAGCCAATTACGACAGCCCTTATATGGGCGGAATTAGCAAACCTGTTCGCTTCGGTTCACAGGCCGCCGTTGATTTTTCACGTTGGTATTCCATTGGTTTTCAGATGCTCACTTTTCTGGTTCTGCTCCTCCACGGCATGTATGCCTGTATTCTTTATGCATTTAATCGACAGGAACGTTCCTTGCTGGTTGGAGCCGTATTAACTTTATCTGTTGGCATCACAGTTACGATGGGTCATGACAATATATTGATGTTATGGCTTCCATTAAATTATACCTGGGGCATTAAAATTCGATTGATCTCATTGTTGCTGCAAAATGCTTGTATCCTTCTGTTATTCCAGAGATTAACGATGGTTCATGTACGAAAGGCATGGCTACATTGGCATGTTGTTATTACCTTGATCTATACGGCCGTGATTGTGGTGGTGCCCATTCATATTACATATGCAATGATCCATTACAACGTCATTAACCTATTCTTTCTTGTATCCCTGATCTGGTTTCTATATATCGTCGGAACGATGATCTTCAGGAAACAGGCGGACCGGGATATTGTTTTTCTGCTACTTACTGCAGGAGGCATTACATCCAACTTGTTATGGAGTGTGGCCGAGACAGCCAAAGATGTGACAACAGTCTATTATCCCATTGACATCATCTTTGCCATTACCGGATTCTCCGCCTATTGGTTCAAGAAATACTTCAGGAATGCCAAAGAGAACATGAAGCTGAATACAGAACTGCAGAAGGGTGACAAAATTAAAGATCAGTTCTTGGCGAATACATCACATGAACTGCGGACCCCGCTGCATGGGATCATTAACATCGCTCACAACGTGGTCACCCGAGAGAAGAGCAGGTTGGATGAACGGAGCCTGGGGGATATGGAGCTGCTGATTACGATCGGTCGACGGATGTCCCATCTCCTTGGTGATCTACTGGATGTAGTCCGGTTGAAGGAACATCGTATTGTATTACGTCAGGCTCCTCTTTCCATACAGTCGGTTGTGCCTGGCATTATCGCCATGCTGCAATTCATGGCAGAACGCAAACCGGTCCACCTTCATATGAAGATTCCGGAATCGTTCCCGCTGGTCATGGCTGATGAAGAAAGGCTCGTTCAGATTTTGTATAATCTGCTGCATAACGCGCTTAAACATACAGAGGAAGGAACGATATCCGTGAGTGCCGAAATTCGTGACGGACATGCTCTGATTCATGTGACGGATACCGGCATTGGCATGGATGAGGACACGCGGATGCGTATTTTCCTTCCGTATGAACAAGGGTCATATGGAATAAGCGATGGACAAGGCATCGGGCTTGGACTGAACATTTGCAAAGAGCTCGTAGAATTGCACGGCGGGGCACTAACGGTTCACTCGGAATTCGGAAAGGGCTCGGTATTCAGCTTTAACCTGCCGCTCGCGAATGAAACCACCCATCAGGCACAGTCACCACTTCCCCTGATATGGGAACAGGCCGCAGAGATGATGCAAGATGCACCTAGTGGATTCCTGTTACCCCGCCCAGGTATGGGGGACGCGGAAGCCATGGCGACAGCAGAGATGGAACCGTTGTTAAAAGAGGGGAAAGCCACCATTCTGGCTGTAGATGATGATCCGGTGAATCTGGATGTGCTGGTCAGCATTCTTTCGAATGAACCCTACACCATAACGACGGCCCGGTCGGGCCAGGAAGCGATGGAACTGCTGGGTACACGCCAGTGGGATCTGCTCATTACGGATGTGATGATGCCTAATATGTCCGGATATGAATTAACCCAGAAGGTGCGGGAGCAATTCTCCATGTCAGAGCTTCCGGTGTTATTGTTAACTGCACGAAGCCAGCCGCCGGATATATATACCGGTTTTGCATCGGGGGCCAATGATTATGTCACGAAGCCTGTAGATGCGTTGGAGCTAAAATATCGGATACGTGCATTAACCATGTTAAATCAGTCTATCCAGGAGCGCTTACGCATGGAGGCCGCTTATTTGCAGGCTCAGATCCAGCCCCATTTCCTGTTCAATACGCTGAATTCACTTATGGTCCTAAGTGATATTGATACAGAGCATATGCGGAAGCTTGGTGAAGCTTTTTCATCCTATTTACGGATCAGCTTCAATTATCTCAATACAGGGGAACTGGTGAAATTATCATACGAGCTGGAACTCGTGGAAGCCTATTTTTTTATTGAAAAAACACGATTTGAAGATCGATTGTCGGTGGTATTAAACGTAGAGCCGGATCTTCCGTTACTTCTCCCGCCGCTATCGATTCAGCCCTTGATCGAAAATGCCGTAAGACACGGGTTATTAAGCCGAAATGTGGGTGGGACAGTCTGCCTGTCCATTACTCGACATGAAGGTTATACCCGTATTGAGGTGAAGGATAATGGTAAAGGCATGGAACCGGAGAAGGTTGCAGAGCTGCTGCATGCTACGCCAGGTGGAAAAGGCGGAATAGGCATTGTGAATACGAACCGCAGATTGTTGCAACGGTATGGTCAAGGTTTATCGATCGTAAGTGAGCCGGGCGAGGGTACGATGGTATCATTTGATATTCCGGATGAGGTATAA
- a CDS encoding helix-turn-helix domain-containing protein → MEEPLKVYNTAVEAFLEVIGGKWKPVILFHLTFGKKRNGELMKLIPAITQKVLTQQLGELTEAGVIVRISHHQVPPKVEYELTEYGWSLKEILHLMCRWGDIHVENVYGDRGKILFKPPTAADVE, encoded by the coding sequence ATGGAGGAACCACTCAAAGTATATAACACCGCAGTTGAAGCCTTTCTTGAAGTGATCGGGGGAAAGTGGAAGCCCGTTATTCTATTCCATCTTACCTTTGGCAAGAAACGTAATGGTGAACTGATGAAGCTGATCCCTGCAATCACCCAGAAAGTGTTGACTCAGCAACTTGGTGAACTAACGGAGGCGGGGGTTATTGTCCGTATTTCCCATCACCAAGTCCCGCCTAAAGTGGAGTATGAGTTAACGGAGTATGGGTGGAGTCTTAAAGAGATTCTTCATCTGATGTGTAGGTGGGGCGATATACACGTGGAGAATGTGTATGGTGATCGAGGAAAAATTCTGTTTAAGCCGCCAACTGCTGCTGACGTTGAGTGA
- a CDS encoding response regulator: MTLSIMIVDDDVVSRSMLHDIIESCGIGELAGMAEGGIEGARMIMDLRPDVVLIDLLMPDQDGIETVAKLKHSGYTGKFIMISQVENKEMVGAAYQNGIEFFIHKPINRVEVEHVLSKVNEQWKYERYVLEIKQSMARLNLVEVPAPAQGRTVRDAARSILMDLGIIGESGSKDIVALMEYAIDQKRAGEWPPLKESYEAVAQTYKSTPKDVEKESKAMEQRIRRTVIAALTNMASIGLTDYSNHKFEHYAPLYFDFQDVRMKMRAMEEDQAGDKGKVNIKKFLHVFYMETIEKMNN, from the coding sequence ATGACACTTTCTATCATGATCGTGGATGATGATGTGGTCAGCCGGAGCATGCTGCATGATATCATTGAATCCTGTGGAATCGGCGAGCTTGCGGGCATGGCAGAGGGGGGCATAGAAGGAGCGCGGATGATCATGGATCTGCGTCCAGATGTGGTGCTGATTGATCTGCTGATGCCCGATCAGGACGGAATTGAGACGGTTGCGAAACTGAAGCACAGCGGGTATACCGGGAAATTTATCATGATCTCTCAGGTGGAAAACAAGGAGATGGTAGGGGCGGCCTACCAGAACGGAATTGAATTCTTCATTCATAAACCGATTAACCGGGTCGAAGTGGAGCATGTGCTCAGCAAAGTGAATGAACAGTGGAAGTACGAACGTTACGTGCTGGAGATTAAGCAGTCGATGGCCCGATTGAATCTGGTGGAAGTGCCGGCCCCTGCCCAAGGTCGTACGGTGCGAGACGCGGCGAGAAGTATTCTAATGGATCTGGGGATCATCGGAGAAAGTGGTAGCAAGGATATTGTGGCCCTTATGGAGTATGCAATTGATCAGAAGCGTGCCGGGGAGTGGCCTCCGCTGAAGGAGTCATACGAAGCAGTGGCCCAGACATACAAGTCTACGCCCAAGGACGTGGAGAAAGAGAGTAAGGCGATGGAACAACGTATTCGCAGAACGGTGATTGCCGCACTGACGAACATGGCCTCGATTGGACTTACCGATTATAGCAACCACAAGTTTGAGCACTATGCTCCCCTCTACTTCGACTTCCAGGATGTTCGAATGAAGATGAGAGCCATGGAAGAAGATCAGGCAGGCGACAAAGGCAAGGTTAATATCAAAAAATTCCTGCATGTGTTCTATATGGAGACGATTGAAAAGATGAATAATTGA
- a CDS encoding transporter substrate-binding domain-containing protein has product MKKVASIVMASVLALTLSACGAAKSGEENSAQSASGSAVEKYTFGTDATYPPFEFQKDGKYVGIDIDLMNAIAEEEGFEVEIKPMDFKGIIPAITANQLDGAIAGISITDERKKVVDFSDPYYQAGLSLIVHEDNTDIQSPEGLKGKIIAIKKGTSGANLADEYAKTYGATVKYFDDSPSMYQEVANKNADATLEDFPVISYKIAIDPNAKLKIVGDRLNGDFYGIAVAKGDTELQKKINEGLKKLQENGKYDEIVGKYLGTAAK; this is encoded by the coding sequence ATGAAAAAGGTAGCATCTATTGTAATGGCGTCCGTTCTTGCTCTAACACTTAGTGCCTGCGGTGCAGCGAAATCGGGTGAAGAGAATAGTGCCCAGTCGGCAAGTGGTTCAGCTGTTGAGAAATACACATTTGGTACCGATGCAACGTATCCCCCTTTTGAGTTCCAGAAGGACGGCAAATATGTAGGGATCGATATTGACCTCATGAACGCGATTGCGGAAGAAGAGGGCTTTGAAGTAGAGATCAAACCGATGGATTTCAAAGGCATTATTCCGGCCATTACGGCGAACCAGCTGGACGGAGCCATTGCAGGCATTAGCATTACGGACGAACGTAAAAAAGTGGTGGACTTCTCGGACCCGTATTATCAGGCCGGTCTGTCCTTAATCGTACATGAAGATAACACGGACATCCAAAGTCCTGAAGGTTTAAAAGGAAAGATTATTGCGATTAAAAAAGGAACTTCAGGTGCCAATCTTGCAGATGAATATGCAAAGACCTATGGGGCAACCGTGAAATATTTTGATGACAGCCCATCAATGTATCAGGAAGTTGCGAACAAAAATGCAGATGCTACGCTGGAGGATTTTCCGGTCATCTCCTATAAGATTGCCATCGACCCGAACGCCAAGCTCAAAATCGTTGGAGATCGATTGAACGGTGACTTCTACGGTATTGCTGTGGCCAAAGGTGACACGGAATTGCAGAAGAAGATTAATGAAGGATTGAAGAAATTGCAGGAAAACGGAAAGTACGACGAGATTGTTGGCAAGTACCTGGGAACAGCGGCTAAATAG